In the genome of Ananas comosus cultivar F153 linkage group 11, ASM154086v1, whole genome shotgun sequence, one region contains:
- the LOC109716967 gene encoding probable protein ABIL5 yields the protein MEEVEKEKEKSNIPSSSGPIAKMPLPKSPSLQHPDAQTGADQRFNNALRELKDLRSQLHTAADYCEDAFLKAERKKIILESTKSYVCDAIVAVIDHLGTVSSKLDDRLCDNTEIVQTEHKIDSLKQRLSICQQNAVAVELSTLQWTAKLPQHHRRYVSQSAQRTERQNSYSRNEDLIPLKNPYKKDDRLKLADNQLASAAVAFAKPRIPRSSSGRKVGMALADRDSSSMLAKSFGLKLEDFHLLGGGHKKKNLLSFLRMRKRKT from the exons ATGGAGGAGgtggagaaagaaaaggagaagagcaATATTCCATCAAGTAGTGGCCCAATTGCCAAAATGCCACTCCCAAAATCCCCATCCCTGCAACACCCAGATGCCCAAACTGGTGCAGATCAGCGCTTCAACAATGCCCTCAGA GAATTGAAGGACTTGCGCTCACAACTCCACACGGCTGCAGACTACTGCGAGGATGCATTTCTAAAGGCTGAGCGGAAAAAGAT AATCTTGGAGAGCACGAAGAGCTATGTATGTGACGCGATTGTAGCGGTGATCGATCATCTAGGGACTGTCTCATCAAAGCTCGATGATCGACTGTGTGACAACACTGAAATTGTGCAGACCGAACATAAGATCGACTCTCTGAAACAG AGGCTTTCGATATGCCAACAAAATGCTGTTGCTGTAGAACTATCGACTCTCCAATGGACCGCCAAGTTACCGCAACATCACAGGCGTTATGTCTCGCAGT CAGCTCAGAGAACTGAAAGACAAAACAGCTACTCCAG GAATGAGGATTTAATACCTCTCAAGAACCCATACAAGAAGGATGACCGATTAAAGCTAGCAGATAATCAGCTGGCATCTGCCGCTGTTGCCTTTGCCAAACCCCGTATTCCTCGATCAAGTTCTG ggagAAAGGTTGGTATGGCGCTCGCCGACCGCGATAGCTCTTCAATGCTAGCGAAATCATTTGGTCTGAAGTTAGAG GATTTTCATCTACTGGGAGGTGGACACAAAAAGAAGAATCTCTTGTCATTTCTCAggatgagaaaaagaaagacaTGA
- the LOC109717255 gene encoding homeobox-leucine zipper protein GLABRA 2 isoform X2: protein MDNNNYNNSHTKNYFASPALSLSLAGVFRNAGAVAAAEVEEGDEGSGGGGYCRVDQVENSSENNGLAGQSDDEEGIDGSAEEDEEVENKKKKKRKKYHRHTVEQIRVMEALFKESPHPDEKQRQQLSKQLGLSPRQVKFWFQNRRTQIKAIQERHENSLLKSEMDKLREENRAMRETIKKACCPNCGFATSNNDTAMTTEEQQLRIENARLKAEIEKLRGMQGKVADGASSPSSSFSAGTNQNTKSSFDYYTGFFGLEKSRILELVNSALDELTKMASYREPLWIRSIETGREILNYDEYICQFSPDTSQNKQPKISIEASRESGIVFLDIARLVQAFMDVMFAELQMLTPTVPTRELYFVRYCKKLTPDRWAIVDVSVDKIEENIDASLEKCRKNPSGCIIEDQANGHCKVTWVEHIECQKIAVPTMYRSIVINGLAFGARHWMATLQLHCERIVFFMATNVPTKDSNGVSTLAGRKSILKLAHRMSLSFCHNIGASRYNTWQKVSKGGEDIRVTTRKNINEPGEPQGLVACVVLSTWLPLSSIALFDFLRDESRRTEWDITLSGSPTQTIVNLAKGQHRGNSVTVHKMKSAEKTNKWLLQDSSTNAYESIVVYTELDADSLQSVMTGCDSSKVAVLPYGFSILPDGLETKPLLITMRKEEKSSEGGSLLTVAYQFHANSSPLAKLTTEFVENVTSLVSCTLLNIKKAFQCEDG, encoded by the exons ATGGACAACAACAACTACAACAACTCACACACAAAGAACTATTTCGCTTCGCCCGCGCTCTCCCTGTCACTC GCAGGGGTGTTTCGAAATGCGGGGGCGGTTGCAGCAGCGGAGGTGGAGGAAGGGGACGAGGGGAGCGGAGGCGGGGGGTACTGCAGAGTGGATCAAGTGGAGAATAGCAGTGAGAATAATGGGCTAGCAGGGCAGTCGGATGACGAGGAGGGGATTGACGGCTCGGcggaagaagatgaggaggttgagaataagaagaagaagaagaggaagaagtacCACAGGCACACTGTTGAACAGATTAGAGTAATGGAAGC CTTATTCAAAGAGTCACCACATCCAGATGAGAAGCAGAGACAGCAGCTAAGCAAGCAGTTAGGCCTTTCACCCAGGCAAGTCAAGTTCTGGTTTCAGAATCGGCGGACACAGATCAAG GCAATTCAGGAGCGACACGAGAACTCACTGTTGAAGTCCGAGATGGATAAACTGCGGGAGGAAAACCGCGCCATGAGGGAGACAATCAAGAAAGCTTGCTGCCCTAACTGCGGCTTTGCCACCTCAAACAATGACACTGCAATGACTACCGAGGAGCAGCAACTCCGCATCGAGAACGCCAGACTCAAAGCAGAG ATCGAAAAACTGCGAGGAATGCAAGGAAAGGTCGCGGATGGAGCTTCTTCGCCAAGTTCTTCATTCTCTGCAGGCACCAACCAAAACACCAAAAGCTCTTTTGATTACTACACTGGCTTCTTTGGGCTCGAGAAGTCGAGGATCTTAGAGCTTGTCAACAGTGCCTTAGATGAGCTCACAAAGATGGCCTCTTACCGAGAGCCATTGTGGATCCGAAGCATTGAGACTGGCCGAGAAATACTGAACTATGATGAGTACATTTGTCAATTCTCGCCTGATACATCTCAAAATAAGCAACCCAAGATATCAATTGAGGCTTCTAGAGAGAGTGGGATTGTCTTTCTCGACATTGCGCGTCTAGTACAGGCTTTCATGGATGTG ATGTTTGCAGAGCTCCAAATGCTCACACCTACAGTGCCAACGAGGGAATTGTACTTTGTTCGGTACTGCAAGAAACTGACCCCGGATAGATGGGCCATTGTGGATGTGTCGGTCGATAAGATTGAGGAGAACATAGATGCATCTCTCGAGAAGTGTCGAAAGAACCCTTCAGGATGCATAATAGAGGACCAAGCAAATGGCCATTGCAAG GTTACTTGGGTGGAACACATTGAATGCCAAAAGATCGCAGTTCCAACAATGTATCGATCAATAGTTATAAACGGCCTCGCATTTGGCGCTAGGCATTGGATGGCAACGCTACAACTCCACTGTGAGAGGATCGTCTTCTTCATGGCAACTAATGTTCCAACCAAGGACTCCAATG GAGTCTCAACATTGGCAGGAAGAAAGAGCATTCTGAAGCTCGCCCACCGAATGTCCTTGAGCTTCTGTCATAACATCGGCGCATCTCGGTACAATACCTGGCAAAAGGTCTCAAAGGGAGGAGAGGATATTAGGGTTACAACAAGAAAGAACATCAATGAACCTGGAGAGCCCCAAGGACTTGTTGCTTGTGTTGTTCTTTCGACGTGGCTTCCTCTTTCCTCCATTGCTCTCTTTGATTTCTTGAGGGATGAGTCACGAAGAACTGAG TGGGATATCACGCTGTCTGGAAGCCCTACTCAAACAATTGTGAATTTGGCGAAGGGTCAACACCGCGGGAACTCGGTTACAGTCCAC AAGATGAAGTCAGCAGAAAAGACCAACAAGTGGCTTCTTCAAGACAGCAGCACAAATGCTTACGAATCGATTGTAGTATATACTGAACTGGATGCTGATAGCTTGCAATCTGTTATGACCGGGTGCGATTCTAGCAAGGTGGCTGTATTGCCATATGGGTTTTCAATACTTCCTGATGGGCTCGAGACGAAACCCCTTCTGATTACAAtgagaaaggaggagaaaagctCAGAAGGAGGATCATTACTCACAGTGGCATATCAATTCCATGCAAATTCCTCGCCTTTAGCTAAGCTGACCACTGAATTTGTGGAAAATGTGACTAGCCTTGTGTCGTGCACGTTGCTTAACATTAAGAAGGCCTTTCAGTGTGAGGATGGATGA
- the LOC109717255 gene encoding homeobox-leucine zipper protein GLABRA 2 isoform X1, producing MDNNNYNNSHTKNYFASPALSLSLAGVFRNAGAVAAAEVEEGDEGSGGGGYCRVDQVENSSENNGLAGQSDDEEGIDGSAEEDEEVENKKKKKRKKYHRHTVEQIRVMEALFKESPHPDEKQRQQLSKQLGLSPRQVKFWFQNRRTQIKAIQERHENSLLKSEMDKLREENRAMRETIKKACCPNCGFATSNNDTAMTTEEQQLRIENARLKAEIEKLRGMQGKVADGASSPSSSFSAGTNQNTKSSFDYYTGFFGLEKSRILELVNSALDELTKMASYREPLWIRSIETGREILNYDEYICQFSPDTSQNKQPKISIEASRESGIVFLDIARLVQAFMDVNQWKELFPCMISKAATLDVIYAEESENRDGTIQLMFAELQMLTPTVPTRELYFVRYCKKLTPDRWAIVDVSVDKIEENIDASLEKCRKNPSGCIIEDQANGHCKVTWVEHIECQKIAVPTMYRSIVINGLAFGARHWMATLQLHCERIVFFMATNVPTKDSNGVSTLAGRKSILKLAHRMSLSFCHNIGASRYNTWQKVSKGGEDIRVTTRKNINEPGEPQGLVACVVLSTWLPLSSIALFDFLRDESRRTEWDITLSGSPTQTIVNLAKGQHRGNSVTVHKMKSAEKTNKWLLQDSSTNAYESIVVYTELDADSLQSVMTGCDSSKVAVLPYGFSILPDGLETKPLLITMRKEEKSSEGGSLLTVAYQFHANSSPLAKLTTEFVENVTSLVSCTLLNIKKAFQCEDG from the exons ATGGACAACAACAACTACAACAACTCACACACAAAGAACTATTTCGCTTCGCCCGCGCTCTCCCTGTCACTC GCAGGGGTGTTTCGAAATGCGGGGGCGGTTGCAGCAGCGGAGGTGGAGGAAGGGGACGAGGGGAGCGGAGGCGGGGGGTACTGCAGAGTGGATCAAGTGGAGAATAGCAGTGAGAATAATGGGCTAGCAGGGCAGTCGGATGACGAGGAGGGGATTGACGGCTCGGcggaagaagatgaggaggttgagaataagaagaagaagaagaggaagaagtacCACAGGCACACTGTTGAACAGATTAGAGTAATGGAAGC CTTATTCAAAGAGTCACCACATCCAGATGAGAAGCAGAGACAGCAGCTAAGCAAGCAGTTAGGCCTTTCACCCAGGCAAGTCAAGTTCTGGTTTCAGAATCGGCGGACACAGATCAAG GCAATTCAGGAGCGACACGAGAACTCACTGTTGAAGTCCGAGATGGATAAACTGCGGGAGGAAAACCGCGCCATGAGGGAGACAATCAAGAAAGCTTGCTGCCCTAACTGCGGCTTTGCCACCTCAAACAATGACACTGCAATGACTACCGAGGAGCAGCAACTCCGCATCGAGAACGCCAGACTCAAAGCAGAG ATCGAAAAACTGCGAGGAATGCAAGGAAAGGTCGCGGATGGAGCTTCTTCGCCAAGTTCTTCATTCTCTGCAGGCACCAACCAAAACACCAAAAGCTCTTTTGATTACTACACTGGCTTCTTTGGGCTCGAGAAGTCGAGGATCTTAGAGCTTGTCAACAGTGCCTTAGATGAGCTCACAAAGATGGCCTCTTACCGAGAGCCATTGTGGATCCGAAGCATTGAGACTGGCCGAGAAATACTGAACTATGATGAGTACATTTGTCAATTCTCGCCTGATACATCTCAAAATAAGCAACCCAAGATATCAATTGAGGCTTCTAGAGAGAGTGGGATTGTCTTTCTCGACATTGCGCGTCTAGTACAGGCTTTCATGGATGTG AATCAATGGAAGGAGCTATTTCCTTGCATGATATCGAAAGCAGCAACTCTCGACGTTATATATGCTGAGGAGAGTGAAAATAGAGATGGAACAATACAACTG ATGTTTGCAGAGCTCCAAATGCTCACACCTACAGTGCCAACGAGGGAATTGTACTTTGTTCGGTACTGCAAGAAACTGACCCCGGATAGATGGGCCATTGTGGATGTGTCGGTCGATAAGATTGAGGAGAACATAGATGCATCTCTCGAGAAGTGTCGAAAGAACCCTTCAGGATGCATAATAGAGGACCAAGCAAATGGCCATTGCAAG GTTACTTGGGTGGAACACATTGAATGCCAAAAGATCGCAGTTCCAACAATGTATCGATCAATAGTTATAAACGGCCTCGCATTTGGCGCTAGGCATTGGATGGCAACGCTACAACTCCACTGTGAGAGGATCGTCTTCTTCATGGCAACTAATGTTCCAACCAAGGACTCCAATG GAGTCTCAACATTGGCAGGAAGAAAGAGCATTCTGAAGCTCGCCCACCGAATGTCCTTGAGCTTCTGTCATAACATCGGCGCATCTCGGTACAATACCTGGCAAAAGGTCTCAAAGGGAGGAGAGGATATTAGGGTTACAACAAGAAAGAACATCAATGAACCTGGAGAGCCCCAAGGACTTGTTGCTTGTGTTGTTCTTTCGACGTGGCTTCCTCTTTCCTCCATTGCTCTCTTTGATTTCTTGAGGGATGAGTCACGAAGAACTGAG TGGGATATCACGCTGTCTGGAAGCCCTACTCAAACAATTGTGAATTTGGCGAAGGGTCAACACCGCGGGAACTCGGTTACAGTCCAC AAGATGAAGTCAGCAGAAAAGACCAACAAGTGGCTTCTTCAAGACAGCAGCACAAATGCTTACGAATCGATTGTAGTATATACTGAACTGGATGCTGATAGCTTGCAATCTGTTATGACCGGGTGCGATTCTAGCAAGGTGGCTGTATTGCCATATGGGTTTTCAATACTTCCTGATGGGCTCGAGACGAAACCCCTTCTGATTACAAtgagaaaggaggagaaaagctCAGAAGGAGGATCATTACTCACAGTGGCATATCAATTCCATGCAAATTCCTCGCCTTTAGCTAAGCTGACCACTGAATTTGTGGAAAATGTGACTAGCCTTGTGTCGTGCACGTTGCTTAACATTAAGAAGGCCTTTCAGTGTGAGGATGGATGA
- the LOC109717257 gene encoding proline iminopeptidase isoform X1 — protein MRSASPLLSTRTSHSCLPHPIVAPPISPSSSLPRLFRPSLFPSPNSLSGRYKLHACHKNLFSCGAHQVTALMDLSNQPLEFNRNLYSHVEPYSSGFLKVSKIHTLYWEQSGNPHGHPVVFLHGGPGSGTSPSNRRFFNPEFYRIILFDQRGSGRSTPHACLEENTTWDLVDDIEKLREHLEIPEWQVFGGSWGSTLALVYSQLHPEKVTGIILRGIFMLRKKELDWFYEGGAAAIFPDAWEPFRDFIPEEERDNFIVAYNKRLNSADMDVQAKAAKIWTTWEMMTANLIQSEENIKRGEDDTFSLAFARIENHYFLNKGFLPSNSYILENVDKIRHIKAVIVQGRYDVCCPMMSAWDLHKAWPEAEFKVVADAGHSASEVGIAAELVAANEKFKYVLSNGGA, from the exons ATGAGGTCAGCCAGTCCGCTGCTTTCCACCCGCACCTCCCACTCCTGCCTTCCCCACCCCATCGTCGCCCCTCccatctctccctcttcctccttaCCCCGACTATTCCgcccctctctcttcccctctcccaACTCCCTCTCAG GGAGATACAAGTTGCATGCTTGTCATAAAAATCTTTTCTCTTGTGGTGCTCATCAAGTGACGGCCTTGATGGATTTGTCAAATCAACCTCTAGAGTTTAATAGGAATCTCTATTCACATGTGGAACCATATAGTTCAGGGTTCCTGAAGGTCTCAAAAATTCATACATTGTACTGGGAGCAGTCTGGTAATCCCCATGGGCAT CCTGTTGTCTTTCTTCATGGGGGTCCAGGATCCGGTACCTCGCCTAGTAACAGACGATTTTTTAACCCGGAATTTTATAGGATCATTTTGTTCGATCAG CGAGGTTCTGGAAGAAGTACTCCTCACGCCTGCTTAGAAGAGAATACAACTTGGGACTTAGTCGATGACATTGAAAAGCTTAGGGAACATCTAGAAATTCCAGAGTGGCAG GTGTTTGGTGGTTCATGGGGAAGCACCTTGGCCCTTGTATATAGCCAATTACATCCTGAAAAG GTTACTGGTATTATTCTTAGAGGTATTTTCATGCTAAGGAAGAAAGAGCTTGATTGGTTTTATGAGGGCGGTGCAGCAGCCATCTTCCCAGATG CATGGGAGCCATTTAGGGATTTCATTCCAGAAGAGGAAAGggataattttattgttgcatATAACAAGCGACTAAATTCTGCCGATATGGATGTTCAG GCTAAGGCTGCTAAAATTTGGACAACTTGGGAAATGATGACGGCAAATCTTATTCAAAGCGAAGAGAATATCAAAAGAGGGGAAGATGATACTTTCTCGTTG gcattcgCACGGATTGAAAaccactattttttaaataagggTTTTTTGCCTTCTAATTCATACATATTGGAGAATGTTGATAAGATTCGTCACATTAAAGCTGTAATTGTACAG GGAAGGTATGATGTTTGCTGCCCTATGATGTCAGCGTGGGATCTTCATAAAGCATGGCCGGAGGCAGAATTCAAG GTTGTTGCAGATGCAGGCCACTCTGCAAGTGAAGTTGGGATCGCTGCTGAGCTGGTAGCAGCGAACGAGAAATTCAAGTACGTCTTGAGCAACGGTGGGGCATAA
- the LOC109717257 gene encoding proline iminopeptidase isoform X3, which yields MRSASPLLSTRTSHSCLPHPIVAPPISPSSSLPRLFRPSLFPSPNSLSGRYKLHACHKNLFSCGAHQVTALMDLSNQPLEFNRNLYSHVEPYSSGFLKVSKIHTLYWEQSGNPHGHPVVFLHGGPGSGTSPSNRRFFNPEFYRIILFDQRGSGRSTPHACLEENTTWDLVDDIEKLREHLEIPEWQVFGGSWGSTLALVYSQLHPEKVTGIILRGIFMLRKKELDWFYEGGAAAIFPDAWEPFRDFIPEEERDNFIVAYNKRLNSADMDVQAKAAKIWTTWEMMTANLIQSEENIKRGEDDTFSLETTTYCCLMPLLPFPFKYLLIVSC from the exons ATGAGGTCAGCCAGTCCGCTGCTTTCCACCCGCACCTCCCACTCCTGCCTTCCCCACCCCATCGTCGCCCCTCccatctctccctcttcctccttaCCCCGACTATTCCgcccctctctcttcccctctcccaACTCCCTCTCAG GGAGATACAAGTTGCATGCTTGTCATAAAAATCTTTTCTCTTGTGGTGCTCATCAAGTGACGGCCTTGATGGATTTGTCAAATCAACCTCTAGAGTTTAATAGGAATCTCTATTCACATGTGGAACCATATAGTTCAGGGTTCCTGAAGGTCTCAAAAATTCATACATTGTACTGGGAGCAGTCTGGTAATCCCCATGGGCAT CCTGTTGTCTTTCTTCATGGGGGTCCAGGATCCGGTACCTCGCCTAGTAACAGACGATTTTTTAACCCGGAATTTTATAGGATCATTTTGTTCGATCAG CGAGGTTCTGGAAGAAGTACTCCTCACGCCTGCTTAGAAGAGAATACAACTTGGGACTTAGTCGATGACATTGAAAAGCTTAGGGAACATCTAGAAATTCCAGAGTGGCAG GTGTTTGGTGGTTCATGGGGAAGCACCTTGGCCCTTGTATATAGCCAATTACATCCTGAAAAG GTTACTGGTATTATTCTTAGAGGTATTTTCATGCTAAGGAAGAAAGAGCTTGATTGGTTTTATGAGGGCGGTGCAGCAGCCATCTTCCCAGATG CATGGGAGCCATTTAGGGATTTCATTCCAGAAGAGGAAAGggataattttattgttgcatATAACAAGCGACTAAATTCTGCCGATATGGATGTTCAG GCTAAGGCTGCTAAAATTTGGACAACTTGGGAAATGATGACGGCAAATCTTATTCAAAGCGAAGAGAATATCAAAAGAGGGGAAGATGATACTTTCTCGTTG GAGACCACAACTTATTGTTGCTTGATGCCCTTGCTACCTTTTCCTTTCAAGTATCTGCTTATTGTAAGCTGCTAA
- the LOC109717257 gene encoding proline iminopeptidase isoform X2, which translates to MRSASPLLSTRTSHSCLPHPIVAPPISPSSSLPRLFRPSLFPSPNSLSGRYKLHACHKNLFSCGAHQVTALMDLSNQPLEFNRNLYSHVEPYSSGFLKVSKIHTLYWEQSGNPHGHPVVFLHGGPGSGTSPSNRRFFNPEFYRIILFDQRGSGRSTPHACLEENTTWDLVDDIEKLREHLEIPEWQVFGGSWGSTLALVYSQLHPEKVTGIILRGIFMLRKKELDWFYEGGAAAIFPDAWEPFRDFIPEEERDNFIVAYNKRLNSADMDVQAKAAKIWTTWEMMTANLIQSEENIKRGEDDTFSLVFKMPRYAIKLFKAKGVVVMPGLQHEDLKGIHLDNLLRLDSECSYYNEAANI; encoded by the exons ATGAGGTCAGCCAGTCCGCTGCTTTCCACCCGCACCTCCCACTCCTGCCTTCCCCACCCCATCGTCGCCCCTCccatctctccctcttcctccttaCCCCGACTATTCCgcccctctctcttcccctctcccaACTCCCTCTCAG GGAGATACAAGTTGCATGCTTGTCATAAAAATCTTTTCTCTTGTGGTGCTCATCAAGTGACGGCCTTGATGGATTTGTCAAATCAACCTCTAGAGTTTAATAGGAATCTCTATTCACATGTGGAACCATATAGTTCAGGGTTCCTGAAGGTCTCAAAAATTCATACATTGTACTGGGAGCAGTCTGGTAATCCCCATGGGCAT CCTGTTGTCTTTCTTCATGGGGGTCCAGGATCCGGTACCTCGCCTAGTAACAGACGATTTTTTAACCCGGAATTTTATAGGATCATTTTGTTCGATCAG CGAGGTTCTGGAAGAAGTACTCCTCACGCCTGCTTAGAAGAGAATACAACTTGGGACTTAGTCGATGACATTGAAAAGCTTAGGGAACATCTAGAAATTCCAGAGTGGCAG GTGTTTGGTGGTTCATGGGGAAGCACCTTGGCCCTTGTATATAGCCAATTACATCCTGAAAAG GTTACTGGTATTATTCTTAGAGGTATTTTCATGCTAAGGAAGAAAGAGCTTGATTGGTTTTATGAGGGCGGTGCAGCAGCCATCTTCCCAGATG CATGGGAGCCATTTAGGGATTTCATTCCAGAAGAGGAAAGggataattttattgttgcatATAACAAGCGACTAAATTCTGCCGATATGGATGTTCAG GCTAAGGCTGCTAAAATTTGGACAACTTGGGAAATGATGACGGCAAATCTTATTCAAAGCGAAGAGAATATCAAAAGAGGGGAAGATGATACTTTCTCGTTG GTTTTCAAAATGCCTAGGTATGCAATCAAACTCTTCAAAGCCAAAGGTGTTGTTGTTATGCCTGGATTGCAACATGAGGACCTGAAAGGAATTCATCTTGATAACTTATTACGGCTAGATTCTGAATGTTCGTATTATAATGAAGCAGCCAATATATGA